A window from Triticum aestivum cultivar Chinese Spring chromosome 6D, IWGSC CS RefSeq v2.1, whole genome shotgun sequence encodes these proteins:
- the LOC123142981 gene encoding protein Rf1, mitochondrial → MSRRVVPVGRRILEQNIKDRYRTGHIGTEDALHLFDELLQVAQPSSIAAINCLLTVVGRHCPALGVSLFNRVARTKVPLQSVTYGILVNCCCSAGRLDLGFAAMGNIIKMGFMKESVVAFSHLLKAICAENKTSYAMDIVLRIMPMFNCVPTFSPTAFFSRVSATRRGAKRLSS, encoded by the coding sequence ATGAGCCGCCGCGTTGTCCCCGTCGGCAGACGCATCTTGGAGCAGAACATCAAGGACCGGTACCGCACAGGACACATTGGCACCGAGGATGCACTCCACCTGTTTGACGAATTGCTCCAGGTTGCTCAGCCCTCCTCGATTGCTGCCATCAACTGCCTCCTCACTGTCGTCGGCCGTCATTGCCCTGCGCTCGGCGTCTCCCTCTTCAACCGTGTTGCAAGAACCAAGGTGCCTCTCCAGAGTGTCACCTATGGCATTCTAGTCAACTGCTGTTGCAGCGCTGGCCGCTTGGACCTCGGTTTTGCCGCCATGGGCAACATCATTAAGATGGGTTTTATGAAAGAATCCGTTGTTGCTTTCAGCCACCTACTCAAGGCCATCTGTGCGGAGAACAAGACCAGCTATGCAATGGACATCGTACTCCGAATAATGCCCATGTTTAACTGTGTACCAACATTTTCTCCTACAGCATTCTTTTCAAGGGTCTCTGCAACGAGAAGAGGAGCCAAGAGGCTGTCGAGCTGA
- the LOC123142980 gene encoding protein Rf1, mitochondrial, whose product MVEHGGSCQPNVVTYSTVIDGLLTEGEVNKAYSLFCEMLQRGISPNVVTCSSIISGMCKLHAMDKAEEVLQQMFERRILPDVATYTSLIHGYYSLGQCKEVDWILWEMSRNGVQPDIVTYNIQMDYLCKSGRCAKARKIFDSMVGLGQKPDVTTYNVLLHGYAMERSFHDMNCLIELMDDNGISPDHYGYNILISAYAKEKMVDEVMHIFTKMRQQGLNPDVVNYGAAVNLLSKIGRMDDAMSQFNQMITEGLAPDIIVFTPLISGFCSCGKWEKVDELFSEMLDRGICPNTVFFNTIMDRLCKNERVMEAQDLFDLMVHMGVKPDVCTYNTLIGGYLFVGKMDEVSKLLDNMVSIGMEPDVITYNILIDGYSKNGKIDDALVVFRGMLERKDKPSVITFNIMIGALLKCHRKEEAKDLFDGIWAKGLVPDVVTYSLMIQKLIEEGSLQESDDLFLSMEKNGCAADSRMLNAIVRSLLQKGDVPRAGTYLSKINERSFTLEGSTATLLTALASGGRGQEYKELLPEKYHSFLEQGID is encoded by the coding sequence ATGGTTGAGCATGGAGGTAGCTGCCAACCTAATGTGGTGACCTATAGCACCGTGATTGATGGCTTGTTGACAGAGGGTGAGGTGAACAAGGCTTACAGCCTATTTTGTGAAATGTTACAGAGGGGAATTTCGCCGAATGTTGTGACCTGTAGTTCAATCATCTCTGGCATGTGCAAGCTTCATGCGATGGACAAGGCGGAGGAGGTTCTTCAACAGATGTTTGAGAGACGAATTCTGCCAGATGTTGCCACATATACTAGTCTAATACATGGATATTATTCATTAGGACAGTGCAAAGAGGTGGATTGGATTTTATGGGAAATGTCTAGAAATGGTGTTCAACCAGATATTGTAACTTACAATATACAGATGGATTATCTTTGTAAGAGCGGAAGGTGCGCAAAAGCTAGGAAAATATTTGATTCCATGGTCGGTTTGGGCCAAAAACCAGATGTTACTACCTACAACGTTCTGCTTCATGGGTATGCTATGGAAAGATCTTTTCATGATATGAATTGTCTCATTGAGTTGATGGATGATAATGGTATTTCACCAGATCATTATGGCTACAACATACTCATATCTGCTTATGCTAAAGAAAAAATGGTTGATGAAGTAATGCATATATTTACAAAAATGCGGCAGCAAGGACTGAACCCTGATGTAGTGAACTATGGAGCGGCAGTAAACTTGCTTTCCAAGATTGGCCGAATGGATGATGCTATGTCCCAATTCAATCAAATGATAACTGAAGGGTTAGCTCCTGATATCATAGTTTTCACCCCCCTTATTAGTGGTTTCTGTTCTTGTGGCAAATGGGAGAAGGTTGATGAACTATTTTCTGAGATGTTGGATCGCGGCATCTGTCCCAACACAGTGTTCTTCAACACAATCATGGACCGCCTTTGCAAAAATGAAAGGGTTATGGAAGCCCAAGATCTCTTCGACCTGATGGTACACATGGGTGTGAAGCCTGATGTGTGTACTTATAACACACTGATAGGTGGATACTTGTTCGTTGGTAAGATGGATGAAGTGAGCAAGTTACTTGACAATATGGTCTCAATTGGCATGGAACCAGATGTTATCACCTATAACATACTGATTGATGGTTACTCTAAGAATGGAAAGATAGATGATGCATTGGTTGTTTTTAGGGGGATGTTGGAAAGGAAGGATAAGCCTTCTGTTATCACTTTTAATATTATGATTGGTGCGTTGCTTAAATGTCACAGGAAGGAAGAAGCAAAAGATTTGTTTGACGGTATCTGGGCCAAAGGATTAGTTCCTGATGTTGTTACATATAGCTTAATGATACAAAAACTTATAGAAGAAGGTTCTCTACAAGAGTCTGATGATCTATTCCTTTCTATGGAGAAGAATGGATGTGCTGCCGACTCCCGCATGCTAAATGCTATAGTTAGAAGCTTACTTCAGAAAGGGGATGTGCCCAGGGCTGGGACTTATCTGTCTAAAATTAATGAGAGGAGCTTCACCCTTGAAGGTTCCACAGCTACCTTGTTGACTGCACTTGCGTCAGGGGGGAGAGGCCAGGAATATAAGGAGTTACTCCCTGAGAAATACCACTCTTTTCTGGAACAGGGCATTGATTGA